From a region of the Mycobacterium sp. SMC-8 genome:
- a CDS encoding TetR-like C-terminal domain-containing protein — translation MAHRSGLSTRYLHQTWDSERQLVLEALLSYSETIIAVPDTGSLRGDLTELTLSFAAYVNEPVGRRIARMMVVDTKTQAADYDTRARFWHLRVEAIARVGSFGLVP, via the coding sequence GTGGCGCACCGGTCGGGGCTGAGCACCCGCTATCTGCATCAGACCTGGGACAGCGAACGCCAACTCGTCCTCGAAGCGCTGCTCTCCTACAGCGAAACCATCATCGCGGTGCCCGACACCGGATCGCTACGCGGCGACCTCACCGAGCTGACTCTGTCCTTCGCCGCCTATGTCAATGAGCCCGTGGGACGACGGATCGCCCGCATGATGGTGGTCGACACAAAAACTCAGGCCGCCGATTACGACACCCGAGCGCGGTTCTGGCACCTGCGGGTCGAGGCGATCGCCCGAGTTGGGTCATTTGGCTTAGTGCCTTGA
- a CDS encoding FHA domain-containing protein, protein MSRPATPALTVRYDGSTRSFAAGNDVVVGRDLRADIRIAHPLISRAHLVLRFDQGRWVAIDNGSLNGMYVNGRRVPAAEITDGAQLHIGNPDGPLLVFEVGRHQGSAGSPPPTVAVPVTGRPSTTWPSQPPPPTARPPVQRPYPTRPPGPPSHPQPQQSRPAPQPISSPAMESVTVMGPAAAPRSGGDGNLATSMLKILRPGRPAEAPPGSIKIGRSSDNDIVIPDVLASRHHATLVPTPGGAEIRDNRSINGTFVNGSRVDSAMLTEGDTVTIGNVDLVFRDGTLVRRTETAAATATGGLDVHGVTWTIENNKTLLDNISVSARPGTLTAVIGPSGAGKSTFARLVAGYTHPTTGQVSFEGHDVHAEYASLRSRIGMVPQDDVVHGQLTVRQALMYAAELRLPPDTTKADREQVVNEVLEELEMTKHLDTRVDKLSGGQRKRASVALELLTGPSLLILDEPTSGLDPALDRQVMTMLRQLADAGRVVLVVTHSLTYLDVCDQVLLLAPGGKTAFYGPPSQIGPSMGTTNWADIFSSVAGDPDAAAQRYLAQNGPPPPQPPALTPSELGNPTRTSLRRQLSTIARRQIRLVISDRGYFAFLMLLPFIMGVLSLSVPGDVGFGVPKTAMEGGEAPNEPGQILVMLNVGAIFMGTALTIRALIGERAIFRREQAVGLSTSAYLLAKVVVFTAFAVVQAAIVTAIAIAGKGWGAGAVESGALLGNRSLELFTDIAVTCVAAAMVGLALSALAKSAEQIMPLLVVAIMSQLVFSGGMIPVTDRIVLDQMSWFTPARWGFAASASTIDLIRLVPGPLTPQDRHWEHSSGAWLFDMGMLIVISVAYLAFVRWRIRLKSA, encoded by the coding sequence GTGAGCCGACCAGCAACCCCTGCGCTGACCGTTCGGTATGACGGATCCACACGCTCCTTCGCGGCCGGCAACGACGTCGTCGTCGGCCGGGACCTGCGGGCCGACATCCGGATCGCCCACCCCTTGATCTCGCGGGCCCATCTGGTGCTGCGATTCGACCAGGGCCGCTGGGTGGCGATCGACAACGGCAGCCTCAACGGCATGTACGTCAACGGCAGGCGGGTTCCCGCGGCCGAGATCACCGACGGCGCACAGCTCCATATCGGCAATCCCGACGGTCCGCTGCTGGTCTTCGAGGTCGGCCGCCACCAGGGCTCGGCCGGCTCGCCACCCCCGACGGTCGCGGTCCCGGTGACCGGCAGGCCCAGCACGACGTGGCCGTCGCAACCTCCGCCTCCTACCGCGCGTCCGCCGGTGCAGCGGCCGTACCCGACCCGGCCACCCGGGCCGCCGTCGCACCCGCAGCCTCAGCAGTCCCGACCCGCCCCGCAGCCGATCTCGTCTCCGGCGATGGAGTCGGTGACCGTGATGGGGCCGGCTGCGGCGCCCCGGTCCGGCGGCGACGGCAACCTCGCCACCAGCATGCTCAAGATCCTGCGGCCCGGCCGGCCCGCGGAGGCGCCGCCCGGCTCGATCAAGATCGGGCGCTCGTCCGACAACGACATCGTCATCCCCGACGTGCTGGCCTCGCGTCACCACGCAACCCTGGTGCCGACGCCCGGCGGAGCCGAGATCCGCGACAACCGCAGCATCAACGGCACGTTCGTCAACGGCTCGCGCGTCGACAGCGCGATGCTCACCGAAGGCGACACCGTCACCATCGGCAACGTCGACCTGGTGTTCCGCGACGGGACGCTGGTCCGCCGCACCGAAACCGCCGCCGCGACCGCCACCGGTGGCCTCGACGTCCACGGCGTCACGTGGACCATCGAGAACAACAAGACCCTGCTCGACAACATCTCGGTGTCGGCCCGTCCGGGCACACTGACCGCGGTGATCGGCCCGTCCGGCGCCGGCAAGTCGACCTTCGCGCGCCTGGTGGCCGGGTACACGCACCCGACCACAGGCCAGGTGTCGTTCGAAGGGCACGACGTGCACGCCGAATACGCCTCGCTGCGCTCCCGGATCGGCATGGTCCCCCAAGACGACGTCGTGCACGGGCAGCTCACCGTCAGGCAGGCGCTGATGTACGCCGCCGAGCTGCGGCTGCCGCCCGACACCACGAAGGCCGACCGCGAGCAGGTCGTCAACGAGGTGCTCGAAGAGCTCGAGATGACCAAGCACCTCGACACCCGCGTCGACAAGCTTTCCGGCGGCCAGCGCAAGCGCGCGTCGGTGGCGCTGGAACTGCTGACCGGTCCGTCCCTGCTGATCCTCGACGAGCCCACCTCCGGCCTGGACCCCGCACTGGACCGCCAGGTCATGACCATGTTGCGCCAGCTCGCCGACGCCGGCCGCGTCGTGCTGGTCGTCACCCACTCGCTGACCTATCTGGACGTGTGCGATCAGGTGCTGCTGCTGGCCCCCGGCGGCAAGACCGCGTTCTACGGACCGCCGAGCCAGATCGGCCCGTCGATGGGCACGACGAACTGGGCCGACATCTTCAGCTCCGTCGCCGGCGATCCCGATGCCGCCGCGCAGCGCTATCTCGCCCAGAACGGGCCCCCGCCCCCGCAGCCGCCGGCGTTGACGCCGTCGGAGCTGGGCAACCCGACCCGTACCAGCCTGCGCCGTCAGCTGTCCACGATCGCGCGGCGCCAGATCCGGTTGGTGATCTCCGACCGCGGCTACTTCGCCTTCCTGATGCTCCTGCCGTTCATCATGGGCGTGCTGTCACTGTCGGTACCCGGCGACGTCGGGTTCGGCGTGCCGAAGACCGCCATGGAGGGCGGTGAGGCGCCCAACGAGCCCGGGCAGATCCTGGTCATGCTCAACGTCGGCGCGATCTTCATGGGGACCGCGCTGACCATCCGGGCATTGATCGGAGAGCGGGCGATCTTCCGGCGTGAGCAGGCCGTCGGCCTGTCGACCTCGGCCTATCTGCTTGCCAAGGTGGTGGTGTTCACCGCGTTCGCCGTCGTGCAGGCCGCGATCGTCACGGCGATCGCGATCGCAGGCAAGGGCTGGGGTGCGGGTGCGGTGGAAAGCGGCGCACTGCTCGGCAACCGAAGTCTGGAACTGTTCACCGACATCGCGGTGACCTGTGTGGCCGCCGCGATGGTCGGTCTGGCGTTGTCGGCACTGGCCAAGTCCGCCGAGCAGATCATGCCGCTGCTGGTGGTCGCGATCATGTCCCAGCTGGTGTTCTCCGGCGGCATGATTCCGGTGACCGACCGGATCGTGCTGGACCAGATGTCGTGGTTCACCCCCGCGCGATGGGGTTTCGCCGCGTCGGCGTCGACGATCGACCTCATCCGGTTGGTGCCGGGACCGCTGACCCCGCAGGACCGCCACTGGGAACACAGTTCCGGCGCATGGCTGTTCGACATGGGCATGCTGATCGTGATCAGCGTGGCCTACCTCGCTTTTGTGCGCTGGCGAATCAGGTTGAAGTCCGCCTAG
- a CDS encoding TetR/AcrR family transcriptional regulator has protein sequence MPRPARYTVDALLDAAAQLLAQDGVSAVTMSAVARSAGAPSGSVYHRFPSRAALCGELWVRTEERFQEELIEALSVDGDAQQRCVNGALRIVQWCREHPVEAQVLLAGPNELGLGEWPDPVTGRRKRLQRKLRKVLSELPDDLARVNAAIMDVPAAIVRRHLRARQSIPATADAIVEDCARALIAPS, from the coding sequence ATGCCGCGGCCCGCCCGATACACCGTCGACGCCCTTCTCGACGCCGCCGCGCAGCTTCTGGCCCAGGACGGTGTCTCCGCGGTGACGATGTCGGCGGTCGCGCGCAGCGCCGGCGCGCCGAGCGGGTCGGTCTACCACCGCTTCCCGTCGCGCGCGGCGCTGTGCGGCGAATTGTGGGTGCGCACCGAGGAACGGTTCCAGGAGGAGCTGATCGAGGCGTTGTCGGTCGACGGCGATGCCCAGCAGCGCTGCGTGAACGGTGCGCTGCGGATCGTGCAGTGGTGCCGCGAGCATCCCGTCGAGGCCCAGGTTCTGCTCGCCGGGCCCAACGAGCTCGGGCTGGGGGAGTGGCCCGACCCGGTGACGGGCCGTCGGAAACGCTTGCAGCGCAAGCTGCGTAAGGTGCTCTCCGAGCTGCCCGACGACCTCGCGCGCGTCAACGCCGCGATCATGGACGTGCCGGCGGCGATCGTGCGGCGTCACCTGCGGGCGCGTCAGAGCATCCCGGCGACCGCCGATGCGATCGTCGAGGACTGCGCCCGCGCGCTCATCGCCCCGAGCTGA
- a CDS encoding NADH:flavin oxidoreductase: protein MTVAPDVFSPAKLGPLTLRNRIIKAATFEASTPDALVTEDLITYHRLPAAGGVGMTTVAYCAVAPGGRTDGWQLWMRPEAVPGLRRLTDAVHAEGAAISAQIGHAGPVANSRTNKAQALAPVRFFNPLSMRFAKKATREDIAEVTEAHANAARLAIDSGFDAVEIHLGHNYLASSFLSPLINRRTDEFGGSLENRAKVARGVVLAVKRAVGDQIAVTAKLNMSDGVRGGIPLEESLQTAKWLEEDGGLDALELTAGSSLLNPMFLFRGGAPVKEFSRAFKPPLSWGIRMTGKKFMREYPYHEAYLMRDAKKFRDELTMPLILLGGITNRETMDRAMAEGFDFVAMGRALLAEPDLLNRIHADSSVTSICDHCNLCMPTIYSHTYCVRTGSPGTQKPVSSGR, encoded by the coding sequence ATGACAGTCGCACCCGATGTGTTCAGTCCGGCCAAGCTGGGGCCGCTGACCCTGCGCAACCGCATCATCAAGGCCGCGACGTTCGAGGCCTCGACTCCGGATGCGCTGGTCACCGAGGATTTGATCACCTACCACCGGCTTCCCGCCGCCGGTGGGGTCGGTATGACCACGGTCGCGTACTGCGCCGTCGCACCGGGCGGGCGGACCGACGGGTGGCAGCTGTGGATGCGGCCCGAGGCGGTGCCGGGTCTGCGCAGGCTGACCGACGCGGTTCATGCCGAGGGCGCCGCGATCAGCGCGCAGATCGGCCACGCCGGACCGGTGGCCAACTCGCGCACCAACAAGGCCCAGGCCCTGGCGCCGGTGCGGTTCTTCAATCCGCTCTCGATGCGGTTCGCCAAGAAGGCCACCCGTGAGGACATCGCCGAGGTGACCGAGGCGCACGCCAACGCGGCCCGGCTGGCCATCGACTCCGGGTTCGACGCGGTCGAGATCCACCTGGGTCACAACTACCTGGCCAGCTCGTTCCTGTCCCCGCTGATCAACCGGCGCACCGACGAATTCGGAGGGTCGCTGGAGAACCGCGCCAAGGTGGCCCGCGGCGTGGTGCTGGCCGTCAAACGCGCCGTCGGCGATCAGATCGCGGTCACCGCGAAACTGAACATGTCCGACGGTGTGCGGGGCGGCATTCCGCTGGAGGAATCTCTGCAGACCGCGAAGTGGCTCGAAGAGGACGGCGGCCTCGACGCGCTCGAGCTGACCGCGGGCAGCTCGCTGCTCAATCCGATGTTCCTGTTCCGTGGCGGCGCTCCGGTCAAGGAGTTCTCCCGGGCCTTCAAACCCCCGCTGTCGTGGGGCATCCGGATGACCGGCAAGAAGTTCATGCGCGAGTACCCGTACCACGAGGCCTACCTGATGCGGGACGCCAAGAAATTCCGCGACGAGTTGACGATGCCGCTGATCCTGCTGGGCGGGATCACCAACCGCGAGACGATGGACCGCGCGATGGCCGAGGGCTTCGACTTCGTCGCGATGGGGCGTGCCCTGCTCGCTGAACCTGATCTGCTCAACCGGATTCACGCCGACAGCAGCGTGACGTCGATCTGCGACCACTGCAACCTGTGCATGCCGACGATCTACAGCCACACCTACTGCGTGCGCACCGGCTCCCCAGGAACGCAGAAGCCGGTCAGCTCGGGGCGATGA
- a CDS encoding bifunctional methylenetetrahydrofolate dehydrogenase/methenyltetrahydrofolate cyclohydrolase yields the protein MGAITLDGKATRDEIFVDLRERVAALTAAGRTPGLGTVLVGDDPGSQAYVRGKHSDCAKVGINSIRRDLPADISQETLLETIDELNANPDCTGYIVQLPLPKHLNENAALERIDPGKDADGLHPTNLGRLVLNEPAALPCTPRGIVHLLRRYQVEIAGAHVAVIGRGVTVGRPLGLLLTRRSENATVTLCHTATRHLPQITREADIIIAAAGVPHMVTAEMVRPGAAVVDVGVSRDDAGKLVGDVHPDVWEVAGHVSPNPGGVGPLTRAFLLTNVVERAEALAAS from the coding sequence GTGGGTGCAATCACTTTGGACGGCAAGGCCACGCGCGACGAGATCTTTGTCGACCTGAGAGAGCGCGTCGCGGCGTTGACCGCTGCCGGCAGGACGCCGGGCCTCGGGACGGTGCTGGTCGGGGATGACCCCGGGTCGCAGGCCTATGTGCGCGGTAAGCACTCGGACTGCGCCAAGGTGGGCATCAACTCGATCCGGCGCGATCTGCCCGCCGACATCTCGCAGGAGACCCTGCTCGAGACCATCGACGAGCTCAACGCGAACCCCGACTGCACCGGTTACATCGTGCAACTGCCGCTGCCCAAGCACCTGAACGAGAACGCCGCGCTGGAACGCATCGATCCCGGTAAGGACGCCGACGGCCTGCACCCGACGAACTTGGGCCGGCTGGTGCTCAACGAGCCGGCGGCGCTGCCGTGCACCCCGCGGGGCATCGTGCACCTGTTGCGCCGCTACCAGGTGGAGATCGCCGGCGCCCACGTCGCCGTGATCGGCCGTGGCGTCACAGTCGGCCGCCCGCTGGGTCTGCTGCTCACCCGGCGCTCGGAGAACGCGACGGTCACGCTGTGTCACACCGCAACGCGTCACCTGCCCCAGATCACCCGCGAGGCCGACATCATCATCGCCGCGGCCGGGGTGCCGCACATGGTCACCGCCGAGATGGTCCGGCCTGGCGCCGCCGTCGTCGACGTCGGGGTCAGCCGTGACGACGCCGGAAAGCTCGTCGGCGACGTACATCCGGACGTGTGGGAAGTGGCCGGGCACGTTTCGCCGAATCCCGGCGGTGTCGGTCCGCTGACGCGGGCCTTCCTGCTGACCAACGTCGTCGAGCGCGCCGAGGCACTCGCCGCCTCGTGA
- a CDS encoding DUF3017 domain-containing protein: MTVREFARKVFAAQWPILVVALLLTAAFVLVAAGFWRRGALVMAVGVAVASGLRLALPDDRAGLLAVRSRTVDFVTTASVSAAMLYIAWTIDPLGTS; the protein is encoded by the coding sequence GTGACCGTCAGGGAGTTCGCGCGCAAGGTGTTCGCCGCGCAGTGGCCCATTTTGGTGGTGGCGCTGTTGCTGACCGCGGCGTTCGTCCTGGTGGCCGCGGGCTTCTGGCGGCGTGGCGCGCTGGTCATGGCCGTCGGGGTCGCCGTCGCGTCCGGGCTGCGGTTGGCCCTGCCCGACGACCGCGCCGGACTGCTGGCGGTGCGCAGCCGCACGGTGGACTTTGTGACCACCGCCTCGGTCAGCGCTGCGATGCTCTACATCGCGTGGACTATCGATCCGCTCGGCACGAGCTGA
- a CDS encoding class I SAM-dependent methyltransferase, with protein sequence MLKSREQAARPLELMAGEDETKVPANLGRLRRFVRSQVLQTEDEWVTRGAVLSQSLAGLVDEFSALGAAYGIEIGCQRGALTDQMGQLTRVPKWTGIDPTLPGELVTPRGCVLHPARASRLEFPDATFDVALFANVFEHIPPDERDPSLREIFRVLKPGGVVVGQIPNPHFLIESHSRLPLMGWLPTTLQHRYWKLSPVHWNHDFYVVTMKHIRQSAGRAGFDVAHVRNFNYPPEVIPQKVRWIARALERPMQYIPWAWQFILRRPT encoded by the coding sequence ATGTTGAAGAGCAGGGAGCAGGCTGCGCGGCCACTGGAGTTGATGGCCGGCGAGGACGAAACCAAGGTTCCGGCGAACCTGGGGCGCCTGCGCCGATTCGTCAGGTCCCAGGTTCTGCAGACCGAGGACGAGTGGGTCACACGCGGTGCCGTTCTCAGCCAGAGCCTGGCCGGCCTGGTCGATGAGTTCAGTGCGCTCGGCGCGGCCTATGGCATCGAGATCGGTTGCCAGCGGGGAGCATTGACCGACCAGATGGGGCAGTTGACTCGCGTGCCGAAATGGACCGGCATCGACCCGACGCTGCCCGGTGAACTCGTCACGCCCCGTGGCTGCGTGTTGCACCCCGCGCGGGCGAGCCGGCTCGAATTCCCCGATGCGACTTTCGATGTCGCGCTCTTCGCCAACGTCTTCGAACACATCCCCCCGGACGAACGCGACCCGAGCCTGCGGGAAATCTTCCGGGTGCTCAAGCCCGGCGGCGTCGTGGTGGGACAGATCCCGAACCCGCACTTCCTGATCGAGTCGCACAGCCGACTGCCGCTGATGGGTTGGCTGCCCACCACCCTGCAGCACCGCTACTGGAAGCTCTCGCCGGTGCACTGGAACCATGACTTCTACGTCGTGACGATGAAACACATCAGGCAGTCCGCCGGCCGCGCGGGTTTCGACGTCGCGCACGTCCGAAACTTCAACTATCCGCCCGAGGTCATTCCCCAGAAGGTCCGATGGATCGCCAGGGCGCTCGAACGGCCGATGCAGTACATACCGTGGGCCTGGCAATTCATTCTCCGGCGCCCGACCTGA
- a CDS encoding glycosyltransferase family 2 protein, producing MTEQRISHEYVQDSAPLMARVATDPLVHLDARSKKERAIPQALSVSLVIPVKNEARNIGWVLQQIADDVDEVILVDGKSTDATLVTAQRCRPDIMVVPQDGVGKGSALRTGFLAASGDVIVMMDADGSMTPDEIKHYLHFLANGYDFVKGSRFIPGGGSLDITRFRRLGNRFLLGVFNTLYRAELTDLCYGFCAFHRRYLDALALSATGFEIEAEMVVHAMRAGLRVAEVPSLELPRRAGKSNLHSISDGIRVLRTVLRGHQSGLSGHMVQSVRRRVHAGEHIGNPA from the coding sequence ATGACTGAGCAACGAATTTCCCACGAGTATGTGCAGGATTCCGCGCCGTTGATGGCGCGAGTGGCGACCGACCCACTGGTCCACCTGGACGCACGCAGCAAGAAGGAACGCGCGATTCCCCAGGCATTGAGCGTCAGCCTGGTGATCCCCGTGAAGAATGAGGCGCGCAACATCGGGTGGGTTCTGCAACAGATCGCCGACGACGTCGACGAGGTCATCCTCGTCGACGGCAAGTCCACGGATGCCACGCTGGTCACCGCCCAGCGTTGCCGGCCGGACATCATGGTGGTCCCGCAGGACGGTGTCGGCAAGGGCAGCGCGTTGAGGACCGGTTTCCTCGCCGCGTCCGGCGACGTCATCGTGATGATGGACGCGGACGGCAGCATGACCCCCGACGAGATCAAGCACTACCTGCACTTCCTCGCCAACGGTTACGACTTCGTGAAGGGGTCGCGCTTCATCCCGGGCGGCGGGTCTCTCGACATCACCAGATTCCGGCGGCTCGGCAACCGGTTCCTGCTCGGCGTCTTCAACACGCTGTACCGGGCCGAGCTCACCGACCTGTGCTACGGATTCTGCGCGTTCCACCGCCGCTACCTCGATGCGCTCGCCCTGTCCGCGACCGGCTTCGAGATCGAGGCAGAGATGGTCGTGCACGCCATGCGGGCCGGCCTACGAGTCGCCGAGGTGCCCAGCCTCGAACTGCCGCGGCGGGCAGGCAAGTCCAACCTTCATTCGATCAGCGACGGCATCCGGGTGCTGCGCACGGTCCTGCGCGGGCACCAGTCGGGACTGAGCGGCCACATGGTGCAGTCGGTTCGCCGGCGGGTCCACGCCGGCGAACACATCGGGAATCCTGCGTGA
- a CDS encoding class I SAM-dependent methyltransferase, whose amino-acid sequence MNGSPDRRSLSFGAEAAAYERGRPSYPPEAIDWLLPDGGSNRLEVLDLGAGTGKLTTRLVERGLDVVAVDPIPEMLELLSTSLPDTPALLGTAEEIPLPDGSVDAVLVAQAWHWFDPERAVKEVARVLRPGGRLGLVWNNRDERLGWVKDLGDIIGHEVDPFTQTVDLPAAFRDVERHEVEWTSYLTPQALVDLVASRSYCITSPEKVRARTLDRVRELLATHPALANSSGLALPYITVCIRATLA is encoded by the coding sequence GTGAACGGCTCCCCCGACCGCCGCTCACTGTCCTTCGGTGCGGAGGCGGCCGCCTACGAACGGGGGCGGCCGTCGTACCCGCCGGAGGCCATCGACTGGTTGCTGCCCGACGGCGGCTCAAACCGTCTGGAAGTCCTGGATCTGGGCGCCGGCACGGGCAAGTTGACCACCCGACTGGTCGAGCGCGGCTTGGACGTCGTGGCTGTGGATCCCATCCCGGAGATGCTGGAGCTGCTGAGCACGTCGCTGCCCGACACCCCGGCACTGCTCGGCACCGCCGAGGAGATCCCCCTGCCCGACGGCAGCGTCGACGCGGTGCTCGTCGCGCAGGCATGGCACTGGTTCGACCCGGAACGCGCCGTCAAGGAAGTGGCCCGGGTACTGCGGCCGGGCGGGCGCCTCGGACTGGTGTGGAACAACCGTGACGAACGGTTGGGCTGGGTCAAGGATCTCGGCGACATCATCGGCCACGAGGTCGATCCCTTCACTCAGACGGTCGACCTTCCCGCCGCCTTCAGAGATGTCGAACGCCACGAGGTGGAGTGGACGAGTTATCTGACTCCGCAGGCCCTGGTCGACCTGGTGGCCTCGCGCAGTTACTGCATCACCTCGCCGGAGAAGGTGCGAGCCCGGACCCTGGACCGGGTGCGGGAGCTGCTGGCAACCCACCCGGCGCTGGCGAACAGCTCAGGGCTGGCGCTGCCGTACATCACGGTGTGTATCCGCGCGACCCTCGCCTGA
- a CDS encoding homoserine O-acetyltransferase, translated as MTIVDILTDRVALPPEGEIGVVDIGSLTLENGEVVDDVSIAVQRWGELSPNRDNVVVVLHALTGDSHITGPAGPDHPTPGWWDGVAGPGAPIDTDRWCAISTNVLGGCRGSTGPSSLAPDGKPWGSRFPTISVRDQVAADVAALERLGITDVAAVIGGSMGGARALEWIIAHPHSVRSALILAVGARATADQIGTQSTQVAAIKADPDWCGGDYHGTGRFPGSGLEIARRFAHLTYRGEAELDERFGNDPQLGEDPATGGRYAVQSYLEYQGRKLLARFDAGTYVALTDALSSHDVGRGRGGVAAALQGCPVPAVVGGITTDRLYPLRLQTELAELLPGCDGLDVVDSEFGHDGFLVETDAVGKLIRRTLELASR; from the coding sequence ATGACAATCGTGGACATCCTCACCGATCGTGTGGCGTTGCCGCCCGAAGGGGAGATCGGCGTCGTCGACATCGGTTCGCTGACCCTGGAGAACGGCGAGGTCGTCGACGACGTCTCCATCGCGGTGCAACGGTGGGGTGAGCTCTCACCAAATCGGGACAACGTCGTCGTCGTACTGCACGCACTGACCGGTGATTCGCACATCACCGGCCCCGCCGGACCCGACCACCCGACCCCGGGCTGGTGGGACGGCGTCGCAGGACCGGGCGCCCCGATCGACACCGACCGGTGGTGCGCGATCTCGACCAATGTGCTGGGTGGCTGCCGCGGCTCGACCGGCCCGAGCTCACTCGCCCCGGACGGCAAACCCTGGGGATCCCGGTTCCCGACGATCTCGGTGCGCGACCAGGTGGCTGCCGACGTGGCCGCCCTGGAACGGCTCGGGATCACCGATGTCGCCGCGGTCATCGGCGGATCCATGGGCGGGGCAAGGGCTTTGGAGTGGATCATCGCCCACCCGCACAGCGTGCGTTCGGCACTGATCCTGGCTGTCGGCGCCCGCGCCACCGCCGATCAGATCGGGACGCAGAGCACTCAGGTGGCGGCGATCAAAGCCGACCCGGACTGGTGCGGCGGCGACTATCACGGCACGGGGCGCTTCCCCGGGTCCGGGCTGGAGATCGCGCGGCGCTTCGCCCACCTGACCTACCGCGGCGAGGCCGAGCTCGACGAACGGTTCGGCAACGACCCACAGCTCGGTGAGGATCCCGCCACCGGCGGTCGGTACGCGGTGCAGAGCTATCTGGAATACCAGGGCCGAAAGTTGTTGGCCCGCTTCGACGCCGGCACCTATGTCGCCCTGACCGACGCGTTGTCCAGCCATGACGTGGGGCGCGGCCGCGGCGGGGTGGCCGCGGCACTGCAAGGGTGCCCGGTGCCCGCGGTGGTGGGCGGGATCACCACCGACAGGCTCTACCCACTGCGCCTGCAGACCGAGCTGGCCGAGCTGCTTCCCGGTTGCGACGGACTCGACGTCGTGGACTCCGAATTCGGCCACGACGGCTTCCTGGTGGAGACCGACGCGGTGGGCAAGCTGATCCGGCGCACCCTGGAGCTGGCGTCACGGTGA